AGACGCGGCCCTTCACTTCGCTGGGCGCCATCAGCCATCTGGAAGAGGGCGCGGAATTTCAGTTGGTAACGCGTTTTTATGCCGGCGGCTCGGGATATCAGATCGTCCCCTTCGGCAGTCAAAAGGTCTTCAGCAAGGTCAACGGCAAGGGATCAGGAAAAAATCCTCTTGACAGCAACGCTGTTTCCACCGGAAACGATCTGACCCGGGAAAACGGCTTCAACACGTGGGTTGCTTTTGAGCCTACATCGATCGTGCGCCTGGAACTGGGGTACACGCGCAGCATGACCTTTGATCTGAGCAGCTTCGCCTTCAATCTGCGGATGAACGTAGGCAAGATGCTTCGCTCAAAGCGAAATTACTAAGGGAGGAAGCACAATGAAAGCTAAATTGTTTCTTAGCGCAGCGGCGATGCTCGCATTCATGACGTCGCTAGTGTTCGCACAGCATGGGCACGGCGGCGGAGCCAGCGGAAGCATGCATGGAAGCTCGTCGATGCACGGGGATGATCATTCGTCCACGACGCACGGCAAGTCGGATGACGATCATGGCTCCGGTCATGACAGCGCCAACTCCGGCCACAGTTCGATTTCGCAGAAACTGTCTTCCAACACCAAGCTGGCCAGCAAGCTGCAGAGCCTGCTGCCGCCGGGGACTGACCTGCAGACAGCCGCTTCAGGTTTCAAAAACCTGGGACAGTTTGTTGCCGCGGTCCACGTCTCGCACAACCTGGGTATTCCTTTCGATCAGTTGAAGGCCAAGATGCAAGGCCCGCCGACTGAGAGCCTGGGCAAAGCTATTCAGGACTTGAAGCCGACTGTAAATGCCAAAGCGGAGATGAAGAAGGCGGAGCATGAGGCGCATCAGGACCTGGACAGCGATGATGACAGCGATTCCAAAAAATCCTAGATTGCGATTCGCGACGATCTTTCCTGGAAGGCGGTCTTTCTCGGCCGCCTTTCTTTTTTTGAAAAATGGATCGGGAGATTGAATTCAACGCTAACTGGCCACTCTGGCCCTGGGCACGTAATTCCCGTCTTCCAACACCTGGCACGGTGCGACCTGCGGCGTGACCAGGGCTTCCCTTGGGATGATAAAAGTCTGCTCCAGCGCATACTGGCCTGACATGGCGGCGTGAGGAACGCCGTCGGTGTAAACCATCCACGCGCTACCCGGCGGAAAAACCAACTCTTGTTTGGGCGCGTTCTTCTGGAAGTCGGCGTTTTCCTTAAGCCAGTCATGCAGGTAAAGCATGAACTCGTCATAGGGAGAACGATCGGGAACAGGAAATCCGATCTTGCTGGCCATGTGCGCCAGGGCGCGTCCCACTCCGCTGTTCGATGGGCCAATCTTTTTCTTCTGCATCAGCTTGGGCAGAAAATCATGGAACGGCTCGCCCACATTCCACACGCGTCCGACGGATGGATTGATGTTGGCAAACACACGCAAGATGCGTGCGCCATGCGTGGGCCGCGACGGGAACGCGTCCACGTGCAGCAGGTCATTGCGCTTGTGCAAAGAAAGATCGCGGCCTTGTTCTTCCAGCGGACGGAAGCTGGCGAAGTCCAGCTTCATCTTGCCTGCGTACGGCGCCAGAAACCTCGCAATGAACTTCGTGACCGAAGCGGAGAAATCCCGCATGATCGCATTCATGCGCTCGCGGTCAGGAGAATTGTCATCCACGCCCTTCAGCAGATCCTTCGTGGGACGGTAGGAAATATTTTTGTGAAAGCGCGAGCCGGTCTGCTTTTGCGAAAGCAGGAATTCGCGGTCAGCGTCAGGAAATTCGAACGGTACATGGCTGAAGAACAGCACTTTGCCGCGCTCCAGCTGGTCGCAATGCCATGGAGCTTGGCTCAAATCGTATTTACTTACGTCGACGATTGCCGAACTGCTGGATACAGCCATCATAGACATCCTTCAGTCATTCGTTTGAAGAAATCATACGCGCTTCAATCCTGCTCCGCAAAATGACCGAAAGAAATAAGGCGAGACGCGGACGATGCCGCATCCCGCCTTATTGTTATTGGCTGCCCTTATTACACAGAGTGCCGTCGGTAATCGAAGTCAGCAGCCCGGCAGAAGCTGTGACCTGGCGGCTGAAACATCCGCTGACAGAATCATTGGAGAAAAAGTCCTGCGTGCTTTGCTGCCCGGTGTTTCCGGTGATGTTGAAGTTGGAATCAAAGAGCAATGTATCACTGGGCGTAACGGTATTGGAGACCACGCTGAATGTGGCCGGACCATTGTCGCCGTGGTGCACCGCCGCGCTCTGGAATTGCTGCCGGATCGTGGTGGTTTGCTGTCCGCCTGAGCCATCAGGATTCAAGGAGAAAGTGAAACCCAGGTCCAGCGGCCATTCAAAACGCTGCTGACTGTTTCCGCCGCCGTGCCCATCGGTTTGGGTCTCAGAAGTAATAGTGGTGCGCTGTTTGATGTTCTGCACAAACGCCGTGTTGGTGATGTTGAAGTCCTGCCGGCTGGAGAATTGAATATTCTGCCGCACGTCAGTTTTTATCTGGCCGTGCGAAGTCCGGACAAAGCCTTCCAATCTGAAGATGCGCGAAGAATCGACGGTCACCGATCCGGTAATGGTTCCATCGGGCGCTGTGTTCAGGTTTTCAACCGTGCTGGGATTGGGCACGCCGATGGTGTTGAGCGTTACCTCGCCGGTAATCTGGTTTGATCCATGGTCCTGGAAAGCCAGCAGCGTGGCTGTGGTGGAAAATCCATTGTTCGCGCCGAATACGCTGACCGCGACCTGGTGTGGCTGTCCGTTGCTGAGCAAACCAGCGAACGGTGTAAGGTCAACGCGATACGGAGCGAAATTCAGCGTCTGCACGCCGGGGATGGGACGCCACAGCAGCGGATCGATTCCGCCGGTATATATCCACGGATAGACCGGCGCAACGCCCGCCGGCGTGCCATCGATGGTGACCTGGCTCTCGCGAAACGCGCCGCCGCCGCAGCTTTGCAATTCATTAGCTACGTCGTTGGGCACGCACGTGTACCAGAACTCGTCTCCTGCCTGGCTTTCTGCCACAACATCAATAAACGCGCGCTCAACGTTGGGGGGCAGCGTAAAAGTTTTCGTCAGCGTGCTGCTGGAATTGGAGAGAAATGCCGTTCCGCCTGTCGGATCGGAAGCGAGAGGCAGCACCAGGTCGGCGGTGCGCGGTGCGTCCTGATGGCTGGCCAGTGGATAGAACTGAATTGTGCCCGTCCCAAACAGAGTGCTGGTAAATGTCGAATTCACCAGGTTGCCCAGATCGACGCGGCCATTCTGCGCGCTGTTGAAGAGCGCAGAATAGTCAGTGAGATCGCGCTCAATATGCCATGAGCGCGCCACCTTTCCTGAAGGTTCAGAGGTTGTCCCGAAATAAACGTTCACTCCGCCGATCCAGATTTCCGCGGTGCGGTCAAACTGCCGGCCTGCTTGAATGGAGAAATCCGCGTTCAAAATAACTTTGGCCCATGGCCCCGGGCACGCAGGAGTAAAGGAAAATGGCTTGGGAGAAAAATCCGCAAAGGCAAAATTATTGAACAGCGTAACCACGCAGGGCGTAGTGTCCGGCCGCGCGATGGGCGGATCTGCTGTTGCGGTGTTGGCTGAGCCAATCACCAATCCCGGTGGCGGAATCGGCTGGGCCAAAGCTGCGCTGGCTGCAAGCACCAGGCAGGCAGCGACGAATATTTTTCCGGAAGAAAACAAAATGGGCCGAAGCGATGGAGCAGAAGAGACATGCATGACTACCTCCAAAAACTAACTCCAAAGATGAGGGTCAAATTTTAATCAGCAGGCGGAAGCGAGGTCAAACGACGGGAGCGGCTTTGCACAAACCTCACCACAGATAACACTGATACCACTGATTTACACGGATCAAAAAATCAAAATAGGACCACTTTGAATTTGTGAATCCGTGTCATCCGTGGTGAGATTTTGTTTTTTTGTGCAAGTCTCGCGGACTAGCCGCAGTCGCTTTACTCCTCATCCGCAAAGTGGGCGTCGCGATCAAGCCGTCCGCACTGGTGATGAGCGGGTGGCTCAATGCGGTGCGGCAACGGAAACTCCGGGCTGAGCTGGCGCACGAATTCAACCTTCAAGAGCGGATGCAACTCCATGCAGTTCTCCGCCACGCCAATCTGCTGATGAAAAATATCAAAGAAGCCCACGCCTTCCACGCGCACCACCCAGGCCGGGGTAAAGCGCCGGAAGTGCGCCTGCGGTTCCGCAAGTTGAGCGGTGAGAACTTGCCGCACTTCAGCATAGTGTTGCGCCTGCGCTGAGCTGCACGCGCCCTGGCATTCGGTCGAGGGAACTTCGGCAATCATGGTGCGCGTGACGTCATTAGGATCGGCTAGAACCAAGTGAAAATCGCGGTCGCCGTGCTGGCCGGTCTCCTGTTTCCAGCCGAGCAGAACGGCTTCAACGGAATACACTTGTTTCTCCGCGTCGGAACGTTCGTCGCTCAGGACCTCAGAGGCTGGCAATGAGACGAGTTCAGAAACGCTGGTATGCCTTGGCGTGAAGTTGATGCGCTTGGCATCGTTATCAAAGATGGTCTTGATGCGCCAGCGCTCCGTACCGCAGTGGACGCCGCATGTGAACTCCGGCGGCGGAGGCTTGTGGAAATATCGCAGCAGCAGGAACGCCGCCAACGCGAGAACGATGACGAGAATAGCTGGAGGTTGTGAACGGCGGCGGGCCATCTGGTTAGTGAGACTTAAGATCCACGACGACAATCTTGCCGCCCGGTCCCACGGCCCATCCGGAATTACCGATCAAGGCCAGAGCATTCAGGTCTTCCTTGAACATGGGCGTCCAGCTATTGCCGCCATCCTGAGAAACATCCGCCCCACTTGTTCCAACTGCTGCCAGGGTATGGGAAGCGCTGATCGCCACGGCTGACCGATAACCATGTGGCTGCTTCGACGCCAGCGTCCATGTTTTCCCGCCATCGTGCGTTACCGTGGCGACGCTTTCTCCCTTTTTCGGCTCTTTATAATCTCCCCCGACGGCGACTCCATCCTTCGCTGTCCAGAAAGCCAAAGAAAAAATACCTTGTGAAGCCGCACCATGGATGATCGGCGTTTCCACAACAGTCCAGTTTTTTCCGCGATCGGCGGAATGAAACACTCGCGCAGCGGGGCCGCCGGTGCCGAACCAGACGTCATTCTTGCCGAAGGTCGCAATGCAGGTGCCGCTGGCGGCGAACGCGCCTTCGCTGGGCAGGGCGGCAGGCATATTTTTGACCGCCACCGGATTCCAGGTCATGCCGTCTGAAGTAGCGACGAGCGGGAACTTGCCGTCCACAGAATCGCTTATGGCGATTCCATGGGTGCTGTCCCAGAAAGCAAAGCAATCATAAAAAGCTTTGGGATCGCTGTTGGTGAACTGCCTCTGCCAGATTTTGCCGCCGTCGGCGGTCTTATAGATACGCGACTGATCGCCCGGTTCAATGCTGAGCACAAAAGCCGTGTTCTGGTCGAAGGCCTGAATGTCACGAAAGTCGAGCGAATCGGCGCCGACAATGGCCAATGTCTCCCATGTCTCGCCACCATCAATGGTCCGCAAAACCGTGCCTTTGGCCCCGCTGGCCCACGCCACCTTGCTGGAAACGGCGCTAATGCCGCGGAGCGAGACGTCGGTTTTGCTGTTTTGCGCCTTTTGCGCGTACATGAGAGTCGAAAATAACAGTATGATTAGGGCTGCGGCCACTCGCATTTCCATGCTCCCAAAGGACTTAAAATTGTAACCTTTGGCTTTCACCTTACTCTATTTAAGCGTGGAGGGAATCCAGGTGAGTACAATGTTTGTCCCCCTGACGGCACAAAGCGAATTGCAGGATGAGGAAGTAGTGGCCCGTGTACTCGCTGGCGAAACGGCGCTTTTTGAGATCCTGATGCGCCGTTACAACCAGCGGCTTTACCGGGTTTCCCGCGTCATTCTGCGCAATGACGGCGAGGCCGAGGACGTAATGCAGGATGCTTATGTCCGGGCCTATGAACACCTGAACCAATTCGCCGGCAAGGCGGCATTCTCCACATGGCTTACGCGCATCGCCATCCATGAAGCGCTGGCGCGCAAGCGCCGCCGTGGCCGGATGGAAGAACTAGACGCACTCCCTGAAAACGGAGATTTTATGTCCATTCTCAAATCGTCCGCTCCCAACCCGGAAGACGGCACGGCCACCACGCAGGCCCGTGAACTGCTGGAACAGGCTATCGACCAACTGCCGGAAGCCTACCGCGCGGTAGTGATGTTGCGTGAAGTGGAAGAGATGAGCGTGGCGGAGACCGCGGAAAGTCTTGGCGTGAGCGACGCCGTAGTAAAGACGCGTCTGCATCGCGCCCACGCCATGCTGCGCAAGGACCTTTATGCGCGCGCCAAGGGCCGCGCCACTGATCTCTACCAGTTCCACGCCGTGCGGTGTGATCGCGTGGTGAAAGCCGTGTTTGACCGGATCAGGGAAAAAGCCCCGGAGGGCGGCGGCGGGATCATCCACTAAGCGTCAATCCTTCAGCAGCCTGGCATCAACCTTCCAGAAACCTCTCAAGAACGTGTACCCACGTTTCTTCATCTAGTGAAATGCTCTTGCAGGCATGCGATTGTTGATATATAAACTGCCTGCACTCAAGCCATTTTCCATCTTTGCGGAGTCACCTTCTCATGCGTGCCAAGCTGTTATTTCTATCGTTGCTTATATGTCTGGTTTCATTCTGTCGTGCTTATGCTTTTGACGACTGGCAACCCATCAATCCAGATGAACTGAAGATGACAGCTGACGCGGCGCACCAGGGCGATGCCATCATTCTTTATCATGAAGAAACCGCGGATGACATGACGCGCCACCGCTATGTTTACAAACGCCTGAAGGTGCTCACAGAAAAAGGCAAAGACCGGGCCAGTGTGGAAATTCCGTATGACGCGAGCTATATGGGAATCGCCGACATAAGGGCCAGAACCATCGCTCCTGACGGTACAATCACGCCTCTCACGGGAAAAGCGTTCAACAGCAGCATCGTGAAAGCGCATGGGGTCAAGTACCTTGCCAAGACCTTTACCCTGCCTAACGTCCAGGTGGGGAGCATCATTGAATGGAAATACACGGAATACTGGGAAGACTATGTGTTCGCGCCGCATTGGGTCCTCCAGGACGATTTGTTTACCAAACACGCCAAATTTACTTTCGTACCCATGTTTAAAGCAGGACATTATGTTGAAGACAGTCGCGGCGATATTAAAGACCGTGTTTTCTACACCCTGATTGGGCTGCCCCAGGACACGGCGATTAAGACAACGGCCAACAATCGGATGGAATTGGAACTCAAGGACATTCCTGCCTTTGAAGAGGAAGATTTTGCGCCGCC
The Terriglobia bacterium genome window above contains:
- a CDS encoding Kdo hydroxylase family protein, with the translated sequence MSMMAVSSSSAIVDVSKYDLSQAPWHCDQLERGKVLFFSHVPFEFPDADREFLLSQKQTGSRFHKNISYRPTKDLLKGVDDNSPDRERMNAIMRDFSASVTKFIARFLAPYAGKMKLDFASFRPLEEQGRDLSLHKRNDLLHVDAFPSRPTHGARILRVFANINPSVGRVWNVGEPFHDFLPKLMQKKKIGPSNSGVGRALAHMASKIGFPVPDRSPYDEFMLYLHDWLKENADFQKNAPKQELVFPPGSAWMVYTDGVPHAAMSGQYALEQTFIIPREALVTPQVAPCQVLEDGNYVPRARVAS
- a CDS encoding peptide-N(4)-(N-acetyl-beta-glucosaminyl)asparagine amidase; translated protein: MHVSSAPSLRPILFSSGKIFVAACLVLAASAALAQPIPPPGLVIGSANTATADPPIARPDTTPCVVTLFNNFAFADFSPKPFSFTPACPGPWAKVILNADFSIQAGRQFDRTAEIWIGGVNVYFGTTSEPSGKVARSWHIERDLTDYSALFNSAQNGRVDLGNLVNSTFTSTLFGTGTIQFYPLASHQDAPRTADLVLPLASDPTGGTAFLSNSSSTLTKTFTLPPNVERAFIDVVAESQAGDEFWYTCVPNDVANELQSCGGGAFRESQVTIDGTPAGVAPVYPWIYTGGIDPLLWRPIPGVQTLNFAPYRVDLTPFAGLLSNGQPHQVAVSVFGANNGFSTTATLLAFQDHGSNQITGEVTLNTIGVPNPSTVENLNTAPDGTITGSVTVDSSRIFRLEGFVRTSHGQIKTDVRQNIQFSSRQDFNITNTAFVQNIKQRTTITSETQTDGHGGGNSQQRFEWPLDLGFTFSLNPDGSGGQQTTTIRQQFQSAAVHHGDNGPATFSVVSNTVTPSDTLLFDSNFNITGNTGQQSTQDFFSNDSVSGCFSRQVTASAGLLTSITDGTLCNKGSQ
- a CDS encoding glycosyl hydrolase, with protein sequence MEMRVAAALIILLFSTLMYAQKAQNSKTDVSLRGISAVSSKVAWASGAKGTVLRTIDGGETWETLAIVGADSLDFRDIQAFDQNTAFVLSIEPGDQSRIYKTADGGKIWQRQFTNSDPKAFYDCFAFWDSTHGIAISDSVDGKFPLVATSDGMTWNPVAVKNMPAALPSEGAFAASGTCIATFGKNDVWFGTGGPAARVFHSADRGKNWTVVETPIIHGAASQGIFSLAFWTAKDGVAVGGDYKEPKKGESVATVTHDGGKTWTLASKQPHGYRSAVAISASHTLAAVGTSGADVSQDGGNSWTPMFKEDLNALALIGNSGWAVGPGGKIVVVDLKSH
- a CDS encoding RNA polymerase sigma factor; amino-acid sequence: MFVPLTAQSELQDEEVVARVLAGETALFEILMRRYNQRLYRVSRVILRNDGEAEDVMQDAYVRAYEHLNQFAGKAAFSTWLTRIAIHEALARKRRRGRMEELDALPENGDFMSILKSSAPNPEDGTATTQARELLEQAIDQLPEAYRAVVMLREVEEMSVAETAESLGVSDAVVKTRLHRAHAMLRKDLYARAKGRATDLYQFHAVRCDRVVKAVFDRIREKAPEGGGGIIH